DNA from Halogeometricum sp. S1BR25-6:
GGTGCAGCAGTCCATCGTCGAGACGTACAACACCGTCTACGAGTCCGAGTCGTTCAGCACGTTCATGGAGAACAATAACTTCATGCGCGTCAAGCGCGGTCCCGACGAGCTCCAGCAGTTCCTCGACGAGCGCTACGAGTTCTACGGAAACTTGGTCGAAGAGCTGAACATACAGGCCTGAGCGTCCGCAGTATCGACGACTCGAGGGGCCCGAGACCCTTCGGTCGACACCAGTAGGTTTTTATAAATCGTGAGTGAACGTTTCACACAGTCACCCAACACATGAGCACCAGTAATGCACGTTCGGGGCATCGGCAGACCACGCTCCGGCAGAAACGCGACCGAGGTGAACGGCGGCGAGACCCGATACCGACCGTTGCGCCGTCGCCGACGAACAGAAGGTCGCGAACCGTAGGAGCGCGGGTCACGTCGATTCGCGAATACGATTTGGAACCGAGGTGGTCCACATGACGGTGGGAACCGACAGGCTTCGGTCAAGTCCGCTCGCGGTCGCCTTCATCGTCGGCGCGGCGGTTGTGATACTCTTCGCGGCCCAGTTCCCGAGCGGCGGCGAGGTCGGACCGGGTTTCTTCCCCATCGGCATCTCAGCCGGCATCATCCTCTTCGCACTCGTCGAGTTGGTCACCGAGAGCGACGGTGGCCTCGACGTGAGCGACCACGACCTTCGGGCCGCCGGCGTGGTGTTTGCCCTCGTGCTGGGCTATCTCCTGATGATGCCGCTTGCGGGATTCCTCGTGGGGACGATACTGTTCCTGCCGGTCATCCTCTACTACTCGGGTGTCCGCTCGCCGGCGACGATACTCCTGATGTCGATACTGCTTCCCGTCGCGCTGTTCTACATCTTTAGTCAGTTCTTCTTGGTCCCGCTCCCGGAGGGCGTGATACCGTTTTCCAGACTGCTCCCGCGGCTTCCCGTCTGGGTGATGCTATGATCGAGGCCATCCTCGGCGGGTTGGCGAACGTCCTCAACCCGTTCACGCTGTTCCTGATGGTCGCCGGCGTACTCATCGGCATCCTGATGGGGTCGATTCCGGGGATGACGGCGACGATGACCGTCGCCGTCCTGCTCTCGTTCACGTTCACGATGGACCCGGGCAACGGGATGATGCTCCTGCTCGGTATCTACGGCGGCGCGGTGTACTCGGGGTCGATCCCAGCGATTCTCATCCGTACGCCGGGAACGCCGTCGGCGGCGGCGACCATCTTCGACGGCTACCCGCTCTCGCAGAAGGGAGAGGCGGGCAGAGCCATCCGCATCAGCACCGTTGCCTCGTTCATCGGCGGCGTCATCAGCGTCATCGGTCTGATGTTCTTCTCCCCGCTCATCGCCGACGCGGCGCTGCAGTTCCGTTCGCCGGAGTTCTTCGCGCTCGCGCTGTTCGGGTTGACGATCATCGCCAGCGTCAGCGGCGACTCCCTCCCGAAAGGGATGATATCCGGCCTCTTCGGGATGCTCGTCGCAACCGTCGGTATCGACCCACTCACCGGCTTCCAGCGGTTCACCTTCGGCGTTCCGGAACTGCTCACCGGCGTCCAGTTCATCGCGGTCATGATCGGATTGTTCGGTATCGCGGAGGGGATGAAGGCGTACTCCTCGGGTATCGACGGTGAGGGCAAGAAGGTCGAACAAGATATCGAGGGCATCGTCCCCTCCCTCTCGGACCTGAAGGCCATCGGTCCCGTCTCGACGCTGTCCGGCATCGCCGGCGTCCTCATCGGCTCGATTCCCGGCGCGGGCGGCGACATCGCGGCGTTCATCACCTACAACGAGGCGACGCGGTGGATCAAGGATGCCGTCCCCTCGTTCGGTGAGGGTAACATCCGCGGTATCGCGGCCGCGGAGTCCGGGAACAACGCCAGCACTGGCGGCGCGCTGATTCCGACGCTCACACTCGGCATCCCGGGCGACTCGGTATCGGCCATCCTCATCGGCGCGCTGATGGTCCACGACGTCCAACCCGGTCCGGCGCTCTATCAGGAGGAGACGACGCTGCTGTACACCATCTTCGTCGGCTTCCTCCTCATTTACGTTCTCATCCTCCTCTTCGGGCTGCTCGGAGCGCACTACTGGGTTCGACTCATCAACATCCGGGAATCGCTGTTGTGGCCCGCCATCCTCGTCCTCTGCGTCATCGGTGCGGTGGCGCTCCGGGGCAACCTGTTCGACGCGTGGGTGATGCTCGGCGCGGGTGCCCTCGGGTACGTGCTCCGACTCCGGGGCTACCCGTTGGCGCCGATGGTGCTCGGACTCATCCTCGCGCCCATCGCCGAGACGAATCTCCGACGTTCTCTCTCGCTGTCCGGAGGCTCGCTCGATATCTTCTACACGAGTCCCATCGCACTCGTGATCATCCTCCTCAGCGTCGCGACTATCGCCGTTCCCGCCGTTCGCTCTCTCTCTTCGGGTTCCTCCGCCTGAACAGCGGTTCTTACTTCTACGGGTTTTCCTCGTCTCAACAAGCGTACGGACTCGGAGTCGAAGCGTAGCGTTCGTACGAACGGTACGGAAGCGGAGCCCTTCTGTATTCGTTCTAAATAGGGAAAGCGTATCTACTTCATCCGAATACAGAACTTTACTGGACGCTTATAAGAGATGAATAGAACACAATAGTAGCTTTATTCTGTATACGATTTCACTAGGATAGATAACGATTTCGAATTTCGATACATAGAAATAGAAATCCCGTATATAGATATAACGACTCTGTTTGAGACTTGGGCTAACCCACACGACTCCTCAGCGGTAGCCGTCTCTTGGTGGCATTAAAACACAATCCTACGAAATATAAGATCAATTCTATTTTCCTCAACACTTTACTAGTTACCCTCCTGAGAGTAGCTCGTCATGTCTCCGCTTACCAGACGCGCACTCCTCAAAGGAGTCGCCGGCAGCACGGTCGCCCTCGGGGCGATGGGAACCGCGACGGCCGCGGACGACCGGGAACAGTACGTCGTCACCGCGTCCGGGACGGGCGCACTGAAGCGACTCGAACGAAGCGACGCGGAGGTCGTCGCCTCCATCGCAGGCGATACCGTCCACCTCGTCCTCGCGACCGAGGCGGCGGACATCGAGGGAATCAGCGGTGTCGCGTCCGTCGACCCGAACGAGGGGTATCGCCTGCTCGGCCCGGCGAAGCGGGCGACCAGCACGGCGGAGTCGCTGGACGACCAGTACGCCTCGCTCCAGTGGGACAAGATGGCCGAGACGACCGGCGCGTTCGAGGCGCACGACACCGCGACGGGCGCCGGCAGCACCGTCGCCATCATCGACACCGGCATCGACGAACAGCACCCGGACATCCCCGCCGTGATGGAGAAGGGCAGACTGTTCCGCGCGGACGGACTGACCAGCCCCGACGACGACCCTACCGTGGCGGGCGACGAGACCATCGAGGCGAACCTCCACCCCGACACCGAGGAGGTGGAACCGTACGTCTGGCGCGGCCCGCCGGAGACGCGTTCGCAGTCGGCGGCCGACGACGTGCAATCACACGGAAGTCACTGCGCCGGCATCGCCGCGGCGAAGGACGACATCGACGCCGACGGCGTTCCCGAGGACCTCGGCGTCGTCGGGATGGCGCCGGACGCCGAGGCCGTGCCTCTTCGCGTGTTCTACTGGAAGCGATTCGAGGACTACGAACTCGACGGCGACGCCGACGGCGAGGTCGAGGAGACGATTCCGGTCGTCACGACGCTGTACACCACGGACTTCGACATCATGAGCGCCATCGACTACGCCCCCGACGTCGGCGCTGACGCCGCGAACATGAGCCTCGGTGGCGGCGTGGTGAAGGGTTCCGCGCACAGTTCCGGCGAGCACGTCGCCTACCAGCGCGTGACGCAGGACGCGGTCGAGCGGGGCACCGTCGTGACCGCCAGCGCGGGCAACGCGAGCGCGAACCTCCAACAGGGCGGCTTCTACACCCTCCCGAACAGCGTCCCCGGGACACTGAGCGTCAGCGCCACCGGGCCGAACAACGAACTCGCATTCTACTCGAACTACGGCACCAGCGACATCGACGTCGGAGCGCCCGGCGGCGGCTACGAGACGCTGGAGAAGACGCTCGCGGCCGATACCGAGTGGCCCTATCCCACGAACCTCGTTCTCTCGACGGTGCCGCCGGACCTCAACGACGGCCTCGCGTACGACTGGTACGCCGGCACGTCGATGGCCGCACCGCAGGTGGCCGGTCTCGTCGCCCTGATTCGGGAGGTGGCGCCGGAGATGAGCGCCAAGAAAATTCAAAACGTTATCGAGCGCACCGCCCGCTACAGCACGGGCCGGAGCAGCCCCAAACTCGGCGCGGGCGTCGTCTACGCCCCCGACGCTCTCGAAGAGGCGCAGCGCTGAGCCGCGAGTCCCGCTCGAAGTACCGGCCGCGACCGTTCAATTTCGCGCGCTATCCGTAGAAACCTGACGTGTCGTGCAATTGTGACGAGTATCATCGATAAACACGGTAGTATATATCCGAATCCGGTTACCTAATTTGATATTCTTCGACATAAGGTTATACACTGCCGTCAGAAATCACGGCGGCATGGACACGAACCCGGGGGGACTGTCCGAACTCCTCTCCGACAGAATCCGGACGAGCTATCTGGCGAAGATGGTCGCCGTCTTCGTCGTGATCGGCCTCGTCGTCGCGTCGGTCGGCGCGTACAGCTACGTCAACACGAGCCAACACGTGAAAGCGGAGACATAGGAAGAACTGGTCGCCAACGCGGAGACTCAACGACTCGCTTCGAGGCGTTCGAGGAACTCCTCGCGACGGATCGGCTTGGTGATGTACGCGGCGATGCGGTCGCCGTCGTCGTTCAGGTGTTCGTCCGCTTCGTAGGCGCTGAGGACGAACACGTCGCCGTCGAACGCCGTTTCGTCGAGGCGGTCTATCACCTCCGGTCCCGAGAGGTTCGGCATCCGACGGTCGAGGACGAGGACGTCCACCGACGCGTCGAGTTCCGACAGCGCGGCCTCTCCGTCGGCCGCCTCCCGCACCGACCACCCTTTCTCTCCCGCCAGCCAGATGACGAGCGTCTCCCGAAACGCCTCGTCGTCGTCGACCAACAGGACGGTTTGTTCCGTCGCCTCTTCCTCCCGTTCGGACGTAGGTTGACTGTGCTGCATGCGTCTTACTTTTTGGAGGTCCCAACCCGCGACACCCGGTCGTCTTTACAGATAGTTCTGATTGACGACTCATCTGATATAAGCACTCGCCTTGTATGTACAAGTCCGTTCTTACTATCGGTCCGCTCTCGTCACCAGCGAGACGCGCCGACCGGCCCGCCGTTCAGCACCGCGTCGAGAGTTCTCACAGAACCACAACCGTTCTCCCGTTCGGTTCGGTTCGGTAGCCGAGGTATGGACGACGTACCCGAAGCGCAGGAGTTCTCGCGTGCGACCCTCGCACGGATGCTTCGGCAGGTCGACCCGGATGCGACGCTTCGGGATAGCACCCGCGTCGACCGCGGCTTCTGCTCCATCTACCGACTCGACGTGCGCGGCGACGAGGGGACCGAGTGCGATACCTGAAGGCGTCCCCCGACGGCGAGCCTCGGTCGATTCCGGCCGAACCCCGGATTCAGTCCATTCTCCGCGCTCGCACGTCGATGCCCGTCCCCGCGGTTCGCGGCGTCGTCGACGACCACGGGGCGCTCCCGACGTCCTACTTCCTCATGGACGCCCTCCCCGGCGAGCGCGTCGCCTACGAACGCGTGACTCGGTTCGGCGACGACGCGCTTCGACGACTCGCCCGGGAGACGGGCGAGCAGTTGGGCGAACTCCACTCGGTTCCGGCCGTCGATGCGTTCGGGTTCGTCGGCCACGACACCGCTGAGGGCCGTCACACGGAGCCGGGCGCGGAGCGACCGGGTCTCAGCGCTCCTCGCGGTCGCGCTCCGTCGAGAGCGTCTCGCCCAGAACGGCGTTGATTCCGCGTCGGATTCGGGAGCCGACCGCCTGCTGGGTGATTCCGAGTTCCGAGCCCAGTTCGGCCATCGTCACCTCGCGCGGCGTGTCGAAGTAGCCGCGTTCGTACGCCAAGACCAGCGCCTCGCGTTGGGCTTCGGTCAGGGTCGCCTCCCCCGAACGCCGTCGCGGGGTGAGCGAGCGGACTTCGGTCATCGTGACCGGCACGTCCCACTCCTGACAGCGGTCGTAGAACGCGGCGACGTCGTCGCGCCCGTCGCCGCGTATCCGGAACAGCCACTCCTCGCTCGTGCCGACCGCTTCGAGGAGCGACACCGCCGTCTCGGCCAGCGCACTCAGAACGCCCTGATGGGCGGTGTTCCACTCGACGCGCAGGAGGTACTGGTCGTCGACGGCGTCCACGAGTCGAACGCTCCGCACGGCCGGGTGCGGGGAGAACGCCGCCTCGACGTCGTCGACGCGAA
Protein-coding regions in this window:
- a CDS encoding tripartite tricarboxylate transporter permease, producing the protein MIEAILGGLANVLNPFTLFLMVAGVLIGILMGSIPGMTATMTVAVLLSFTFTMDPGNGMMLLLGIYGGAVYSGSIPAILIRTPGTPSAAATIFDGYPLSQKGEAGRAIRISTVASFIGGVISVIGLMFFSPLIADAALQFRSPEFFALALFGLTIIASVSGDSLPKGMISGLFGMLVATVGIDPLTGFQRFTFGVPELLTGVQFIAVMIGLFGIAEGMKAYSSGIDGEGKKVEQDIEGIVPSLSDLKAIGPVSTLSGIAGVLIGSIPGAGGDIAAFITYNEATRWIKDAVPSFGEGNIRGIAAAESGNNASTGGALIPTLTLGIPGDSVSAILIGALMVHDVQPGPALYQEETTLLYTIFVGFLLIYVLILLFGLLGAHYWVRLINIRESLLWPAILVLCVIGAVALRGNLFDAWVMLGAGALGYVLRLRGYPLAPMVLGLILAPIAETNLRRSLSLSGGSLDIFYTSPIALVIILLSVATIAVPAVRSLSSGSSA
- a CDS encoding tripartite tricarboxylate transporter TctB family protein — its product is MTVGTDRLRSSPLAVAFIVGAAVVILFAAQFPSGGEVGPGFFPIGISAGIILFALVELVTESDGGLDVSDHDLRAAGVVFALVLGYLLMMPLAGFLVGTILFLPVILYYSGVRSPATILLMSILLPVALFYIFSQFFLVPLPEGVIPFSRLLPRLPVWVML
- a CDS encoding S8 family peptidase, with product MSPLTRRALLKGVAGSTVALGAMGTATAADDREQYVVTASGTGALKRLERSDAEVVASIAGDTVHLVLATEAADIEGISGVASVDPNEGYRLLGPAKRATSTAESLDDQYASLQWDKMAETTGAFEAHDTATGAGSTVAIIDTGIDEQHPDIPAVMEKGRLFRADGLTSPDDDPTVAGDETIEANLHPDTEEVEPYVWRGPPETRSQSAADDVQSHGSHCAGIAAAKDDIDADGVPEDLGVVGMAPDAEAVPLRVFYWKRFEDYELDGDADGEVEETIPVVTTLYTTDFDIMSAIDYAPDVGADAANMSLGGGVVKGSAHSSGEHVAYQRVTQDAVERGTVVTASAGNASANLQQGGFYTLPNSVPGTLSVSATGPNNELAFYSNYGTSDIDVGAPGGGYETLEKTLAADTEWPYPTNLVLSTVPPDLNDGLAYDWYAGTSMAAPQVAGLVALIREVAPEMSAKKIQNVIERTARYSTGRSSPKLGAGVVYAPDALEEAQR
- a CDS encoding bacterio-opsin activator domain-containing protein, translating into MATEATFTVRAREFPLGSVFEALPAATVELERVVPNRGTVVPYVWVHGVRVDDVEAAFSPHPAVRSVRLVDAVDDQYLLRVEWNTAHQGVLSALAETAVSLLEAVGTSEEWLFRIRGDGRDDVAAFYDRCQEWDVPVTMTEVRSLTPRRRSGEATLTEAQREALVLAYERGYFDTPREVTMAELGSELGITQQAVGSRIRRGINAVLGETLSTERDREER
- a CDS encoding phosphotransferase family protein; amino-acid sequence: MRYLKASPDGEPRSIPAEPRIQSILRARTSMPVPAVRGVVDDHGALPTSYFLMDALPGERVAYERVTRFGDDALRRLARETGEQLGELHSVPAVDAFGFVGHDTAEGRHTEPGAERPGLSAPRGRAPSRASRPERR
- a CDS encoding response regulator transcription factor → MQHSQPTSEREEEATEQTVLLVDDDEAFRETLVIWLAGEKGWSVREAADGEAALSELDASVDVLVLDRRMPNLSGPEVIDRLDETAFDGDVFVLSAYEADEHLNDDGDRIAAYITKPIRREEFLERLEASR